The following are encoded in a window of Bradyrhizobium guangdongense genomic DNA:
- a CDS encoding ImmA/IrrE family metallo-endopeptidase: protein MALPRQKIAARPESESELSELSRKLIRAADAVSVLPTPIDRLFEVAKITNIEALPDEAFLRTLSEKARSSFVTAWQKLRGVADLRTKTVYIPPERNTGRKLFVKAHELGHQVIPWHKIDPAYLDDNETLGPHATGIFEHEANFFGAETIFQGKNFRLLARDYQPSVGTIFSLADRHGASKQATAWRYVEEQDEALALLQYYPGNAIDEAGNRVLYIWRSVGSPAFSAKFSAIDVPEVLRIGHPWLAAREKEQGVDGNDNFLVDGHPAVFQWIAWWNSYTLFVLLRRKPMLSVVGGILRRS, encoded by the coding sequence ATGGCCTTGCCCAGACAGAAGATCGCAGCAAGGCCAGAGTCAGAATCAGAACTCTCAGAGCTTTCTCGCAAACTCATCCGAGCCGCCGATGCGGTCAGCGTTTTGCCGACCCCAATCGATCGACTCTTCGAGGTTGCGAAGATCACCAACATCGAGGCCCTGCCCGACGAAGCGTTCCTCCGGACCTTATCGGAGAAGGCGCGTAGCTCCTTCGTCACCGCCTGGCAGAAACTTCGGGGCGTTGCAGACCTCCGCACCAAGACGGTCTACATTCCGCCGGAGAGGAACACCGGGCGCAAGCTGTTCGTGAAGGCCCATGAACTGGGTCACCAAGTCATCCCGTGGCACAAGATCGATCCGGCATACCTCGACGACAACGAGACCCTGGGCCCCCATGCGACCGGCATCTTCGAACACGAAGCGAACTTCTTCGGGGCGGAAACGATCTTCCAGGGCAAGAACTTTCGCCTTCTCGCCCGCGACTACCAGCCAAGCGTAGGTACGATTTTCAGCCTCGCCGACAGGCATGGCGCTTCCAAACAAGCGACGGCGTGGCGCTACGTCGAAGAGCAAGACGAGGCGCTCGCACTCCTGCAATACTATCCCGGCAATGCCATCGATGAGGCCGGCAATCGCGTACTCTACATTTGGCGTAGCGTTGGATCACCCGCATTCAGCGCGAAATTTTCAGCCATCGACGTGCCTGAGGTATTGCGCATCGGTCATCCATGGCTGGCCGCGCGAGAGAAGGAGCAGGGCGTCGATGGCAACGACAACTTTTTGGTTGATGGACACCCAGCGGTATTTCAATGGATCGCGTGGTGGAATTCATACACGCTGTTCGTGCTCTTGCGCCGGAAGCCGATGCTCAGCGTCGTCGGCGGGATTCTACGCCGTTCTTGA